A DNA window from Anaerocolumna sp. AGMB13020 contains the following coding sequences:
- a CDS encoding glycoside hydrolase family 65 protein, whose amino-acid sequence MAKSADIYYKVHPWKIIEEGFNKEYALVSESVFSLGNEYMGTRGSFEEGYSGSSLIGNYFNGIYEAAQLEKSGYKGIIDRTEFIVNSADWLYTRLEAEGETLDLNTSDFKDFYRELDLKSGILFRSFVWVLPSGKKIKLEFRRFLSMKEAETAVQKIIVTPLNFSGEIKLYSGIDFTQIHHMTGRSMWNVISKTAEEETLSMLGNTVSTDQALLTSCRFLCEYQSKEDYAEEKKLVRKFVIALEQGKAFEFGKIIRNITRKATETVDKEAFLKKWEENPSILKALDIGMLEADNLNWWHKTWQESDIEILGDELNQQGIRYCIFQMHQTYHGADKGTIIGAKGLTGEAYSGNTFWDTEAYCLPFYIFNNTQAAKHLLEFRYLTLTEAMERAKALDCKGAFYPIATITGRECCSLWQHASLQLQASTAVAYGFWHYENITGDDEFVFEKGMPVLIEVSRMLATRGDWSGDGTRYGFYGVMGPDEFQMMVNNNCYTNYMGKKTLEYTLDVLSRCSFTAPDKYRDITGDRNLKEEEIENFRKIAEHMYIPYQTETELYEQHEGYFNLPHVDIDKIPMEEFPLYHHWTYDRIYRNDMLKQPDVLMLMLLYNRDFTEKQLRSNYDYYEPRCIHESSLSPSVHSILAAQLKKAEEAYKFFGFATRMDLDNYNRNTGEGLHTTSIAAAWMNIVYGFGGMRSDGKELAFAPSLPEQWQGYSFKMHVKEEVVAVSIDKENIKISSDSNTGLKVLIYEKEYVIGQKEVRVPVIQ is encoded by the coding sequence ATGGCAAAATCAGCAGATATTTATTATAAAGTACATCCATGGAAAATAATCGAGGAGGGTTTCAACAAGGAGTATGCCTTGGTGTCAGAATCCGTGTTTTCCCTGGGTAACGAATATATGGGAACCAGAGGCAGTTTCGAGGAGGGTTATTCCGGAAGCAGCCTTATCGGAAATTATTTTAACGGTATTTATGAAGCAGCACAGCTTGAGAAATCAGGTTATAAAGGAATTATTGACAGAACGGAATTTATCGTAAATTCAGCGGATTGGTTATATACAAGACTTGAAGCAGAAGGGGAAACACTGGATCTTAATACCTCCGACTTTAAAGATTTTTACAGAGAGCTGGACCTTAAGAGTGGTATCCTGTTCAGAAGCTTTGTCTGGGTGCTGCCCTCTGGTAAGAAAATAAAACTGGAGTTCAGACGCTTCTTATCCATGAAAGAAGCAGAAACTGCGGTGCAAAAAATAATTGTGACACCTCTTAATTTCTCAGGGGAAATCAAGCTTTATTCCGGGATTGATTTTACACAGATTCATCATATGACCGGACGTTCCATGTGGAATGTGATATCAAAAACAGCAGAAGAAGAGACCCTTAGTATGTTGGGGAATACTGTTAGTACAGATCAGGCACTCTTAACCAGCTGCAGATTTCTCTGCGAATATCAAAGCAAAGAAGATTATGCAGAAGAGAAAAAGCTCGTAAGAAAGTTTGTAATTGCCTTAGAGCAGGGAAAAGCTTTTGAATTTGGCAAGATAATCAGAAATATTACCAGAAAAGCAACTGAAACTGTTGATAAAGAAGCCTTTTTAAAGAAATGGGAAGAGAACCCGTCTATATTAAAAGCACTGGATATCGGAATGCTGGAAGCGGATAACCTTAACTGGTGGCATAAGACCTGGCAGGAATCAGATATTGAAATCCTTGGCGATGAGCTGAACCAGCAAGGCATCAGATACTGCATCTTCCAGATGCATCAGACCTATCACGGTGCGGATAAAGGTACAATTATCGGTGCCAAAGGACTGACTGGCGAAGCATACAGCGGCAATACCTTCTGGGATACGGAGGCTTATTGTCTTCCCTTTTATATCTTTAACAATACACAGGCAGCGAAGCATCTGCTGGAATTCAGGTATCTTACCTTGACGGAAGCAATGGAGCGTGCCAAAGCCCTTGATTGTAAGGGAGCCTTTTATCCCATAGCAACCATAACCGGCAGAGAATGCTGCTCTCTCTGGCAGCATGCCAGCCTTCAGCTCCAGGCTTCTACAGCTGTTGCTTATGGCTTCTGGCATTATGAAAATATAACCGGAGACGATGAATTTGTATTTGAGAAGGGTATGCCAGTACTGATTGAAGTCAGCAGGATGCTTGCCACCAGAGGTGACTGGAGCGGGGATGGGACTCGTTATGGCTTCTATGGAGTTATGGGACCTGATGAATTCCAGATGATGGTTAATAACAATTGCTACACCAATTATATGGGAAAGAAAACCCTTGAATATACTCTGGATGTATTAAGCAGATGCTCCTTCACTGCACCGGATAAGTATCGGGATATAACCGGAGACAGAAATCTTAAGGAAGAAGAAATTGAGAACTTCCGTAAAATAGCAGAGCATATGTATATTCCTTACCAGACAGAAACAGAGCTTTATGAACAGCATGAAGGGTATTTTAACCTTCCGCATGTGGATATTGACAAAATTCCCATGGAAGAATTCCCACTGTACCATCATTGGACTTACGACAGGATATATCGCAATGACATGTTAAAGCAGCCGGATGTACTGATGCTGATGTTATTGTATAACAGGGATTTTACAGAAAAGCAATTACGAAGCAATTATGATTATTATGAACCCAGATGTATCCATGAAAGTTCACTTTCACCTTCTGTTCACTCCATACTGGCAGCACAGTTAAAAAAAGCGGAGGAAGCTTATAAATTCTTTGGCTTTGCAACCAGAATGGACCTGGATAACTATAACAGAAATACCGGAGAAGGTTTACATACAACATCAATAGCCGCAGCCTGGATGAATATTGTTTATGGTTTTGGCGGTATGCGGTCTGATGGAAAAGAACTGGCTTTTGCTCCCTCTTTACCGGAACAGTGGCAGGGATATTCCTTTAAGATGCATGTAAAAGAGGAAGTGGTAGCGGTATCAATTGACAAGGAAAATATTAAGATTTCCTCCGATTCCAATACCGGACTCAAAGTATTGATCTATGAGAAAGAATATGTAATCGGACAGAAAGAAGTAAGAGTTCCTGTTATACAGTAA